The following nucleotide sequence is from Ahniella affigens.
CAAGTTGCGTCCGCTCGACGCTGGCGTGATCGACTTGATCTCGCTGATGTTTGAGTACGCGATCAACGACAAGCATCTGCCCCCGGTGCTGCAGGCCTCGCTCGCGCGCTTGCAGATTCCGTATCTGAAACTGGCGCTGATCGATCCGCAGTTCCTAGCGAAGCGCGAACACCCGGCCCGACGCTTGCTCGATGAACTAGCGCAGGCGGCGGTTGGTTGGACCGAACAGAACGATAAAGGATTGCGCCAGCATATCGATGGGATCGTTCATCACCTGGTGGACGGCTTCAAGGACGATACGAGCGTCTTCGAAAAACAGCGCGCCTTATTGGCTGAGTTTACGAAGAAGGATGTCGCGCGCACCGAGATCGCCGAAAAGCGGGCGGTGCAAGCGGCTGATGGCAAGAGCAAGATGGAAGCTGCCCAGCGCGACGCTGCGGCCGTGATGAAGCAGAAGCTCGAAGGGTCGCTGTTGCCAAAGGCGCTGGGCAGCATGGTCCGTGAACGCTGGAGCAACTACATGGTGCTGACGTTGTTGCGCCATGGACAGGACTCCGGTGCGTGGTCTGAAGCCGTTCGGCTGCTCGAATTCATGGCGCGCTTTCCGCGCGGCGATGCCGGACTTGCCGATCGTGCCGAATGGCGCAAAGAACTGGAGCAATGCGAGCCGATCATGCGCAAGGGTCTGGCCGCCACGGGCGTTCACGATGCCGACATCGATGAAGTGCTGAACGGTTTGCAGGAGTTGGTCTACTCGTCCGACCGCAAACCGGCGGCACCGGTCAATGTCGGCGATCTGGCCGCATCGGCGGCCATGCTTGGGATTGCAACGCCAACGGTCGCCGCGCCAGAGCCCACGCCAGCCATTCTGGAGCCGGTCATCATCGACGTGCCGAACGCCGAGCCGCCGCCAAGTACCGATTCACCATTGCAAACCGAAATTGACGAAATTCATAAACTTGCGACGGGTACCTGGATCGAAATGCAGCTGAGCCCGGACAAGCGCGAACGCGTCAAGCTGCTCTGGGTGAGTGGCGATCGCCGCAACTATTTGTTCGTCAATGCGAACGGTATCAAGGTCGCCGACAAGAAGATGCTCGATCTCGCCGAAGATCTCAAGGCCAATCGCATCACGATTCTGGACAAGAAACCGCTGGTCGAGCGTGCATTCGAAGCCGCGATGGCCAAGGTCCGCCTGTTCCGCGCTGAGGCCAAGAAGGGCTGATACCAACGGGCGGCCGTCGCGGGGTTTTGCCCTCACGGCCCTTCGAAACTGTTGCCAAAGAGCGCATCGTCGACGAATTCGATGGCGCCGAGGTCGCAGCGTTCGACACCATCCTGATCTCCGTCCTGAGGCCGGCGCGTGGTCCATTGATCAACCACCAGATTGGTGTCCTGAGTACCGAGGCAGCCCGCTGGATCACCCGCATCGATGGCTGGACTGGTTGGAGTCGGCGCAGCGGCTGATGTTCCCTGATTGTCACTGATCGCAGCCAATAGCGGGTCGGCGCTGAAATCGTGCGTGCCGAGCACACAGCCGCTATTGCTTTGAACAAGGTTGTACTGGCTGTCAGTCAACGTACCGCTGCAATCATCCGCCACCGTGCCATGATGATTGCCGGCCAGAATACTGTTCAGCACGCGCGCGCTGCTACCGTTGAGTTGCGCGCCGCCCGCTGTGCCACTGGCATTCGCGTCGGCGTCGGCCAGGTTCGCGTGGATGGTGACATTGCGCAGCACCACATCACCCGTTTGTACTTGCAAGCCACCGCCGCTGCCATTCGCGCGGTTTCCGAGCACGCTGGTGTTGACCAACTCCAGGTTGCCGCTCAGCACGCGAATGCCGCCACCTTGCTGGCTGGCCAAATTGTCTCGAACGGAGCTGGCGTTGATGAATGCCTCGCCCGACGATTGGAGGATACCCGCCCCATTCGTCGCGATATTGCCCCGTACATCGGTCGTCGACATTTGCAACAGCACACTAGTCGCCAGTCCGCCGCCTAAGCTTTGAATACCAATCGCACGGTTGTTTTCAACCCGGGCGCCGTTCAAGCTCAGCGCAGTGAGCGAATAGATGCCGCCGCCCGTTGCACCAACCTGGTTGCTTGCGCCGACGCGGTTGTCGGCAATCACCGACACACTCAGCGCCAGCGCACCACTGTTGTACACACCGCCGCCCAGGCGAATGGGGCCGGCGTCGCTACCATTGAATTCGATCCGGCAGCCTTGCACGGCCAAGGTTCCGGCATTCGCAATGCCACCGCCGGTATCGACGCCGGCACCGCCACGAATCGACATCGCAGAGATCGTGGCATTGACGCCGCTCGCGACGTGGA
It contains:
- a CDS encoding choice-of-anchor Q domain-containing protein, with the protein product MGKSGVGGWGFGGSAFWLLVSVGWLALAGRGHAASFQVDSTSDAIDQTPGDGVCQTAAGSCTLRAAIIEANAVPSVDTIQVPAGQYVLSIAGRNDDQSLSGDLDVLANLLLTGAGPDQTIIDAAGLDRVFHVASGVNATISAMSIRGGAGVDTGGGIANAGTLAVQGCRIEFNGSDAGPIRLGGGVYNSGALALSVSVIADNRVGASNQVGATGGGIYSLTALSLNGARVENNRAIGIQSLGGGLATSVLLQMSTTDVRGNIATNGAGILQSSGEAFINASSVRDNLASQQGGGIRVLSGNLELVNTSVLGNRANGSGGGLQVQTGDVVLRNVTIHANLADADANASGTAGGAQLNGSSARVLNSILAGNHHGTVADDCSGTLTDSQYNLVQSNSGCVLGTHDFSADPLLAAISDNQGTSAAAPTPTSPAIDAGDPAGCLGTQDTNLVVDQWTTRRPQDGDQDGVERCDLGAIEFVDDALFGNSFEGP
- a CDS encoding DUF1631 family protein; the encoded protein is MMANSQDPVNSGNIVPFSRTATETEGLRERCAVRVLEAIRETLDKLYSDALQAGDDALFDRAEKAFNSSQQADFFDTMRRLRLAKPDLAGRALSACKQEIELCFRVGRAASKAYAAKTSLDELALVDADTIESDIAITTAATRARSKFSREWQQLELRIDGIFSGQPETDTAGRRFGPEVIAEAFGKAVQQFECSIEIRLTLLKFMERELVQHSEALLQLTHQALTDCGVAQPAAYVPTFRPLRGPAGPATPGGLSANPGLTGAGAVGGIQPPGAMMPLSAQELDPALGRSMQEFLSGFSALPAGAVGGAMVGGAGAAYPEANIGDVLRALSSLDHKFKMLDQAMPVGGDVASALREQLTVGADGSATKLRPLDAGVIDLISLMFEYAINDKHLPPVLQASLARLQIPYLKLALIDPQFLAKREHPARRLLDELAQAAVGWTEQNDKGLRQHIDGIVHHLVDGFKDDTSVFEKQRALLAEFTKKDVARTEIAEKRAVQAADGKSKMEAAQRDAAAVMKQKLEGSLLPKALGSMVRERWSNYMVLTLLRHGQDSGAWSEAVRLLEFMARFPRGDAGLADRAEWRKELEQCEPIMRKGLAATGVHDADIDEVLNGLQELVYSSDRKPAAPVNVGDLAASAAMLGIATPTVAAPEPTPAILEPVIIDVPNAEPPPSTDSPLQTEIDEIHKLATGTWIEMQLSPDKRERVKLLWVSGDRRNYLFVNANGIKVADKKMLDLAEDLKANRITILDKKPLVERAFEAAMAKVRLFRAEAKKG